The DNA sequence gtgtgctgtcagtgttCTATGAGGGCTGGCAGTGTTCTCTGTGCTGGCAGTGTTCTATGAGGGCTGGCAGTGTTCTCTGTGCTGGCAGTGTTCTCTGTTCTGGCAGTGTTATCTGTGTGCTGGCAGTGTTCTATGAGGGCTTGCAGTGTTCTATGAGGGCTTGCAgtgttctctgtgtgctggCAGTGTTCTATGGGGGCTGGCAGTGTTCACTGTGTGCTggcagtgttctctgtgtgctggCAGTGTTCTATGAGGGCTGGCAGTGTTCTATGAGGGCTggcagtgttctctgtgtgctggcagtgttctctgtgctggcagtgttctctgtgtgctggCAGTGTTCTATGAGGGCTggcagtgttctctgtgtgctggCAGTGTTCTCTGTGCTGGCAGTGTTCTCTGTATGCTGACAGCATTCTCTGTGCTGGCTTTGTcctctgtgcagtgtgaggaGGTGACAGTGCCCTGGGTTTGGCTCATTGATCCATGGAGCTGGTCAGTAGCTCAGCTCCCTCTGGACAGCACAGCAGCTGCTTCTCAATAGCCCCAGTCTTTTTAAAGAAACAGATCTTAAAGAATGTACTCAGCAAAAACAGTGTGTATTTCTTCAGCACACTACGGGTATACATTTTGTCATACTACCTTGTATTCCGGTGTTCTCTGTCACAATTCACATCGACACAATTTTATAATGGCTTCAGGTTTTCTGAGCCATCTGATGGGTTTGGTATAAGGCATATTTTTCAAGGTGTCATGTCGACAAAAGGACTGTAATGGCTCATTCTCTGtatcaaacaataaaaaatggaaTGAAGAATGAATGCCATGTTATTGCTTGTGCTCTGTAGTTGAGAATGTCGGGTTTCCGCTTCATATCATAGCTTTGAAGTGCGTTTTGTGCGCCATTTTCCGCACTCTGATTCATCACATAGAGAAGGCGGACTGTTGGATGGAAATGTTGACAGGATTCCAGAGAGTGAACAGGTCTAATCAAATTTGTGTATAGATGGGGGATTGTCTGCAGGAGAGAATACATAAACATAAGCAACTGAAGATTTGAGTGGGATGAATATCTTGCATAACAATTACTTCAGGGAGACAGATATTATTTTCATAAGAGCATCTACTTTGCTCATTATGACAGAGCAATATGACAGAATATGACAAACACGGTTTGATATGCAGACAGAAACAAGCCTCCTCAGTTACTCAGCAGACATGGGTAGGAAGGACCCCATTACAGAGATCTAATCACAATTTCCCATTCCTTTTCAGAGTCTGTGGAGAACATCTGGGAAAAAAGTAAGTACTGCACGATAATCTCATGGGTATTAATTATGAGCTTTGTGCAGTCTTTATCCGAAGTGATTTGTTTTGCGTCGCACTTATGCAGATTGTTTATTGCAGAGAAAGGATAGGCCTATAACTGGTAGGGCTGGAGTTTGGGTTCTCAGATCATCACTCTTGCCGATGCAGCGGAGGCCCATATCTCAGCCTCCATTAAGGTCACTGTCCTCAGCCTGCATGGGGGAAGTCAGGCATAGTGAACCCATCTGCTGATCGATAAATCATCCTGTCCGCCAGCGGCAGGGCTCTTATCGGGCCTGTCTGCCTGGGCGGCGGCGGAAAGACCCGGAGAGATCATAAACCTCGCAATATGCAGATATATGACAAACAGGCCCCGGGGGGGACAGGTGTCTTCATGTAATTGTTATGGCGGCCATCTTGTAATTACGTTTGTGCAGGTTTACAGCACGGAGCTGTGCTTCCTCTATCTGTCATTGTAATTGAGAGGAATGGTGTGGACAAGCGTCTGTCTAGCTGCTATGAGGGCACTTTGATCCTCTGCCTTTATTCTCTGTGTTCAGGCCGGCAGCTGGCAGGACTTGTGTTAAGAATGTACTACTATACACACCAAAATGTCATGGGTGGAAATCTGAGCTCTTAAGTCAAATAAACAGGATTCTGCCATCCTGCTGACTCGTCCTAGCCTAGTCTCTCCTGGATGTGCAACTAATTATCCTTCGGTATCTCTGACAGTCTGTCTTCAGATGCTGGGAAAGACaaatcagctgtttttttttgttttgttgtgttttttgctGGGTGTCAGCATTGAGCTAGCCACACAGTTTCCAGGGCCCTCACACAAAGTGCTGTGACAAGATGCTTCCTGTTTCAGCAGCTTCTCCAGAACTACGTACAGCGTTTATATCCTCAAGGACATCGATACTGTGCGGACAGCTCCCCTGAGCCTTTTGTCTTAGTCAGTTTCTCCCAGTTTGTCCTCCTCATACAAATGAACTACTGCTCTGAAAACAAAGAAGGTTTTGTGGATGAATAATAGATATACCGGTGTTCCATGACCATGACATCATTTCCgttttagaaaggaaaataCCCAACGTGCTGCAAGCCAGCTAAGAAGAGGAGGATCAAATAGATGCTCTACATCCAGGACAAATAGGCTTCATGAGACTCCTTATCCGCACAACTCCACAGGGATTAGGCTGAAACAAGAGACGGTGGAGCTCACAGAGCTCTGTTTAACGGACGTTTCAACGTCAAACAACGTCTTCCTCAGAGTCAAAAACATTTGCGTTTCCTCATGAAATAATGCCCCTCTTCCGTGCAACCTGATTAGCAAGTGTTACCTGAAGAGATGCATTTAATTTCAAGTGTGACATTATTAAACAACATGTCTCCATTTTCAAGGTGTAAATGTGTCAGTTTATTAATTTTTTCAGTTATTGGACAGACCTAAAAGAAAGACCTCCTTAATTCATGAgggtacaatacagtacaatacattttgtattatcTTGCCGGTGTAATTTAATGAGAAGCATtgttagttccatatttcagtCTGTGGGAAGTGTGTAGGTTTTTCCTACAGACTAATCATTATTAAAGTAAGCAGTGGTAGCCAGACTAATACTAGGACTAATACTGCAGAGgctgagcaggtgtgggcttggctGTTACATGGATGGGAGACCAAGGAGAACTTAGTTGCTGCTGGAAAACGTATTGGTGACTCGTCCCTTTGAACAACATAGAATGCCCAGTGCTCCCGCAAAGTGATGTGGGCACTATGCTGTAGAAGCCACTGTCCTTCTTCTGGCACTGTCACTATGTTCATGGAAGATCCAATGGAAATTTGTGAAAGAGAAGCGATGATAAACTCTCCCTTGCACCCCTACCTCCATGCAGTAACTGCAAAAGAGAGACGAGTTCTCAGTTGACCTACcttgttaaataaaggttaaaacaAAGTTGTTGAAACAtctcaaaaaggaaaaataaaataattttatataatgGAAAATGATCAAAGTCTAGCTCTAGGTGTGCATACTCTAACTAGCACAAGAACTGTAGAAGTAAAATGTGCTGTGCCGTGCCGTTAGGAGACATATTTTGGGAAGTGTCTGACAATGCAGTACTAAAGTCATCCAGCAGTTCATTCCACAGCCGCAGAGCCTAGTGAAAGGAATATCAGATTTAGCAAAGGAAAAGAAACGTCTGCCCAAGGTCGACAAGGGCTCTCAGGGGACTGAGGCCGAATGCAGAGTCTGAAGAGCAGGCTTTTCTACCAGCACTCTGCAAGGACAGTTCTCAGGTGAACTAAAGTGAGCCAGCAAGGCAAAGTTTGTGAGAAgtctgtatttacattttatataactcaccattttattatttctacttttttttttgcttcttgtTATTACAGCTAAAGAATTCGAGACACCCAGGGACCCACTCAGTGTGTGCTACTGTGTTATATTTAACCCCAGACAAATGTGGGTTTtgacctgtctgtgtctgtgtttattacAGTCGTTTGTCTCCTGGCATATCATATCTTTTTCTTCATGTTTGCCTGGGCCTACTGGCAGACCATTTTCACAAAGCCAATGAATCCACTGAAGGAGGTGAGTATCTGCTAGATGTGCACTGCAATGATACACAGTTCAGAGCAGCTAAACCTGAGGCCTCCAATTCCGGTTAAACGATTCTGGAAACCATTGCGGTTTCAATGGAAATTGAATGACTTTTTTTACACAGAACTGATGGAGGGGTTTCTGCAGTCTCTTTTCATGGCAGCCGATCCAGAATACAGTACTGTTGATAGTCTCgacacattcaaatttcataCTTAATCAAAGTTTGTATAATATGTATGTAGCATATGCTTTTCACAAAATGCATTTCTTGCCCCGCAGGTATAAATTTGTACTGTAGTACTGCAGGACAGACACATAGGAAGCAGAAGTAATATTCATGCTTATTGGTTTTCAGTTTTCAATCATGAAAAAGATCAGTCTAATAAAATTAGTTATCTATGTGCTATCTCTGCTAGGGTGGAATTTATTACAGACCAGTGCTGGTATCCTAGCAATAGCAAGGCCATACTTCACTCCTGCTTAAATCTTTAAAACAGGGATAGCTCTAGTCCTGGAAGACTGCAGTGACTGCAGGTTTTTGGGCTTGCTTTTCAAGCAGAAGCAAATATAGGCCTTGGAAACCAGGTGTGTGGGTTTTTCAGCCAATCAATGGCTTAAATTAAGCAGTTAAATTAAGCGCATGAAAAACTAGCGGAAATAGTGGTCCTTTGGGATTGCTGTTTGAGATCACTGCCCAAAAGTATTTCTTGAATCAGCTATAAATCTTCTGAAAGATTCAAAtgtgatatactgtacaatataatGTGCTTTCTGGAATGGGTTTACTTTACCGTTTTAGAAAATTGTGCTGGGTGtactgttgtgtttgttttgtttcttctgtGTTCTCTGTAGTTCCACCTGTCATATGTCGACAAAGAAGTGCTGGAGAGAGAAGACAGAGGAGAATCGCAGCAGGAGATTTTGAGAAGAATAGCTAAGGATTTACCCATCTACACCAGGACAATGTCTGGAGGTGCGTGTGAACAGGACGCTTATTTACTTTCAGTCTGATTACAGTAGGACTTTTCGGTAGACCTcggatctcaaactccagtcctggagggcaaagtattttctgcttttcttcCAATCAGCAGCACCTTGGAAACAAACAAGGTATGTTGACTCTTTAGGCAACGAGTGACTTGAATTAAGTACTCAAGCTCCAAATAAACCCCAAGCCAGCTAACACaatggtcctccaggactggagtctgacaCCTGATTTAGATGGTAATCATAATCTcaatgatttgtttttgtttcctggaggtacttaataaaatatttttgaaaagaaaCAAGAATGAAATTAGCACTTTGAACCTGATGAGGTATGATGAGAACATATTTTTAATCGAGTAAATAACCAACCTAAAACAAGCTCAATCGCTCCACCCAAGAGGCAGACAGGTATAAACAGGTTTACAGTAATCTTTGTGAAACACACAGGTCATGAGAATCCATACAGACTATTATCTTTTATTGGAGTTTGTTTTATGGCAGGCTCTGCTGTGCAGAGTCTGGCCTTGCTCTCGTGTTGTGCTTGTAGCGAGCACTTTCTCACTGCCTTTTTACAGCTATTCGTTTTTGTGACCGCTGTCAGCTGGTGAAGCCAGATCGATGTCATCATTGTTCAGTCTGCGATAAGTATGACTTGCACTTGATTAATTTAGATTTTCTTATTAACCTTTACGACGGAGTGCAGCAACTGCAGCCTAATTAAACCCCCTGGTGATTTTTACAGGTGCATCTTAAAGATGGATCATCACTGTCCCTGGTATGTCGCCCATCGTTTAATTACATTTAGATCATGCTCAACCTCTTTTTTACTGTGAGAGGTGCAGATTTGCTGTGGTTTCCTAGTAACAAGAGAACACAGAAACTACATTGTATGATATTGATATACtgaacagaatgtttttgtcaaatggCAGCAAATGAGATGACATTGAAGCTAAGTGTATCTATAATATTGGTGTGTTTGCACGagtgctgtactgtacagtatactgGATGCATCTCATCAAACACTTTGGTCTTTTTCCTGTAGAGTAAATACCATCACTGTAAACTGGCCTGTAGTTGTCCACATGATTGAGAGAATTTCTTATTGCAATAATAACTACAACAGTAGTAATTCCCTGCAAAGGAAGCACTCGTGTGGTATATCCTGTTTCCTGTATCAGAGCCTAGTGACTGAATCCAGCTAAAGACAGTCTGCCAGAAGACTGTACAGAAATAGCATTATTTCTGTTATCTCTATATAGGTGGTAGGTGAGCACCGACCAGgagcgagagggggagacagtgtaataatatgcgtATCAGGACCTGAATTTACTAAAGTGAGGCAGGTCaggtttcatttgaaatggtcCCAGTAGATATTTATTGCATTACATAGGCCGTGGTCGGAGCAAAGCATATTAACAGACCTTACAGTACAAGCAGAGTTTGTTTAATGCTGGTGaaatattgtaatttattattcgCATAATGAAATATGCCGtcttgttctgtgttttttccagGGTAAACAACTGTGTGGGCTTCTCCAACTACAAGTTCTTCATGCTTTTCCTGCTGTATTCTCTGCTGTACTGCCTCTTCATTGCTGCTACAGACTTACAGTACTTCATTAAATTCTGGACCGTGAGTTTGTTTTTAGATCTTAATGCTAATTGTCACATTCTTTATGCAGTGTCGAGGAATAATTTAGTTCAGAATAGTTCAGGCCTACGCAGACTTAAATCTTGGCTTTATTACATGATCATGGAGAGAAGTACAAGCACTTGTAATTCTCTGAAACCTTTTAAGTTTTCACCCATCTTTATACCTggacagaagaagaaaaaacacgcAGGACTCCTGTGATATATTACTTTGCTGGGGAAGGgagctttggggggggggcactcttccaaacaaaaaaggagTCACTGAGAGCAATAAACCATTAGGTACAATTACACTGTGCTTTAAACTGGAGTTTAAACTGCAGGTTTAAACCTCTAGACCACAGATCTGCATGCCAACTGGAGCAGATTTGGACTAAGATTTAGCTATTCCAGTTGAAATCTGTGATCAGATCTGTGGTCTGGaggtttaaactccagctaagcacactgcaattgaccctTAGTGTTTAGCAGAGGATGTAGGGGCCTCCAGTTCACctcattttgcatttttatttctctACATGCAGTATCAGACAAAATAGGATTACTGACTTTTCAGTTAAGCCTTTCAAATAGGGTTCATCTGAATGAATTCACTTGACAGTGTATGGACCAATCTGGTCAAAGGTAATGTTGCCGTACATGCATCTCAGAGAACAGGTGGCAGCGCCcttagccaatcagtgacattGTATTTGATAGGCCCTTAATGCTGGCTGTCAATGTGGAGAGCTCAGCTGAAGTACATGTATGTGGTTTTTGGAGTATGTGCTTTGTACAGCTAgcgtgctttggataaaattgaACAGCTTAACGAGGATTCACTGCAGCTGAAGTGTGTTTAATGAGGAAGCTATCTTCCAGAACATTTCTGGCTAGGAAATCAATACAGAATAGTAATAAGGATATCAAGTGAGTTGATATCCACATTTTTAGTTATAATATCAGAAAAATCATGCTCCCGTCCAATTAGTGTTCCGATTTGAACACTTCATAAATTGCTCAGagaatatttttatgtaaaaatgactGAACAGGCCTGGAGGGAATACTATGTGCATTGACTCTCTTCCACTATGTGTCTTTGTTGAGATAGTGTATGCcaacattttacagtgaaattaatttgattcCAGACCagcaacaaatataaatataccaTATACCACTATACCCTATAACACTATGGAGGGACTAATTATAACAGCCAGTATGCGTGATGATGGCTGGATGAATGATGgcattgaaattaattttaaaaaaagataaagtaaaaaaagagcTCTGTGGGAAGTGTACAGATGCAGCAATTATGGTATACTGTGTGCTGCTTAGAGCTGCAAAGTTAGTTGGTTTCTTCATAGGTGTGAAAGCCTCCTGACTGCATtactgtctgactgtgtgaagATTTTCTCTGTGCTTGTAAGAAtatagtgtgtgactgtttgtgGGGAAACTATCCTTTTTTCCTATGCATGTGactgtgtcttgtgtgtgtgtgtatgtgtatgaaagTACCCTGTGACAACGTCTCCCATATGTGTGAAAATATCCTCTGTGCCTGTCTCTTTGCTCTGTGTTATACGGTCTCTGTTTGTGAAACTGTTCCCTGTATTTGTTGTCCGTGTGTAAAGGGTTGTCTCCTCTGTGTGATTGACTCCTCAGAACGGCCTGCCTGACACCCAGGCTAAATTTCACATCATGTTCCTGTTCTTTGCGGCCTCCATGTTCTCGGTCAGCCTGTCTTCTCTGTTCGGGTACCACTGCTGGCTGGTCGGCAAGAACAGATCCACTCTGGGTGAGCctttctctcccaccccctgCTGACTGAGCTGTGTCATTACTGTCTCTGTGAACTGCCTGGAGCTGTAGCCATGCAGTGATAGTCCCTACTCTGACCGCAGCAGTCAAAACGGTAAATTTCTTCACTGTACTCTCACTGTAATTACTGGAAAAGTGCCATTTTTGATTGTCTTATTTAATGTTCAGTAATTAGTTGCTACTCTGTATAATTAGCTACCTAGATTAACcacaattaattttatttagcttAGTGGGTTACTAGGGAGTTATGTTAGCTCAGTTAATGGAGTgaataaagtgaaataaaattgaGTGGACAATCAAAAAATTAAAAGCTTTAAAATGGTCTGCATGGTTCACCAGTTTAGTCTGCTTTATTAGTTTGGTGTATGAACCATTATATTTGCACTGTGTGTAACCATGTTATTGCTGTGTAAATTATTATGTATAATGATGCTGCATGTTGATTTCGTATCACTACCCTTTAATGTTACGGGCTTATTTCAATAGCAGTAACAGTCCAGAGATCCTCTAACATTGGCCACGGGATGTGTGTAGACTGCGAGGCCTGTTTGAATTGAGCGTGTTCTCGTACGACGGCGCCAGGGTGAAATGTGAGCGAGCCTCCGGTCGCATGATTGGATCGCCGTCTCCTCGGACGAGCTTTCACGAGCCGAGGCAGGGCGTCACGCGCGACTGCACGCAGTCAAACGGGCTGTTCTCCGCACGAGAATCCCTGTGGCACTTCCATCCGCCTGTCTGCTGTCAAGATGAGCCTAGCAagtgaaaacaggaaatgttATGAGTTATGTGTTAGTGCTCTTTTTTTATGTATGCAACAATATCGTATTATTACATGGGGATAATTCCCTAATAgccaacgggggggggggggaaataaatgGAAAGAACACAAACTGCCGATGGCTAAAGCTGAAGTCGGCTGGAAAACGGATTTTACTCTTTGAGTAAAATATCTGCCGTGATTTCTgttgtaatgaatgaaatgtgaTGCAACTTATTGGAATACTTTTTGAGTGGAAGAGCATCAGATGTAATCTCTACTCACATTTCATATCATTTAATTTATAGTATAACAGCTGACTGAATTAATCACTTTCCTAATTAAATAGTTAAAATATGGGAGAATTATTTAAAGCTTCTGTGGATTCGTCCCTATATGGCATATTAATGCCCTCTTTATGGAGGCTGTCACTGTGCATGCACAGTGCCGATCCTTGTCTTGTTTCGGACTGGATTATCCAGGTACAGGGTTACAGTGTCACAAAGGAGCGCAGAGCAGTAAGCTGCTTAGTAATTGGACGATAACCGGTGCGCAGCTAGGACAGCTGATGGGAGAGAACAGGTACACCTGAATGCACAATTAGCAGACTGCGGAATGTCTTCCACAGGAAGAGGGCTTCGGGAAGCAGAATAATTACTCACAATAATAATGTCAATGTAATGATTTTGGGCTGCTGATATCAGTTGATTCCTCGTCACTTGTTCCTCCTCACAAGcctgactttttattttatcttagaAATTGTTTTCCTACACTTTATTTTGGGTGCTTTGCATATTCAAAGGAAAGATAGGCTCTCACTTTCGGAACTGCGCAGAAGCATTTCTTATAGATCTTAAAAACAGCAGAATAAGTTAAGATTGCTTTACCATATAGTCAAAAGTACACAATAAGTGAACTCCATTATATTAGTCTGAAGATAGCAGATGCTGTTAGCTACTTCCTCATTGTGTGCGTGGGCACTCATTTTTGTAGATAATGTTTTTCTCCACAGCATCTGTTTTCTCCAACAAGAACACATTACAGGCAATCTCTTAATATgtaacaaaacattccagttttCCAGGTGGCCAGTACAAATGGTTCCTTGTAGTTATGAAATAGTGAGAGaacttgtttctttttttatacattattaaaggtacaataggtaattttggacttgtAACAgttaagagaggaattgcagcaacaaatacgctcaaaccacaacactgtttatcccactccttctctgtgaacgcattgaagttgaaacgccattggctgtgccaattagaaccaattttcaaccaacttgaattattgtacagctatagaatgttttggtagagtgccggcccgtcaactgcatattttgaaacccgttTTTacggactataaacacaggtagagggcaagtcaacatgtcattgagcctttttcaatgataggaagggattcacgttggttttgtaacaatatttgaacacagaaatcttacctattgtacctttaaataaaggcatacagtatatacagttctggaaaaaatgtccacatttaaaaaaccaaaaagaatCATTCTTTGGTTATTCTGCCAATATTGATTGTTAAACCCTTCCTCAGCGAAGACATTAATATTTGTATGTTTAAACTTGTTTAGTTTGCATTATTCAATGGGtaacaacatttttcatttgaatatcaAAAGCTTTTGTACAGACACATGAAAACTGATGTGGtctctttttttccagaactgtagATAATGTAATGGAAGATTAATGGTCACACAATGGTATTTTtgcagtgaaataaaataataatgaccatATGTCCCCTtgaaaaacacagcacagtTCACCAATGCATTCAATTTCTTTGTTGTGCTTGTAAACATGACAGACTGCATTTGTGCTCCACTTCTAGCTAACAACCTTCGAACAACAACCGAGTCCGAGAAATGAGAGATGGTTGTTGAGTTCACTGTCAAGACTCGATATCTCACAAATTGGAGGTTTCGGTTGACAGAAACAGGATAGAAACAGTTTGTCTGATaagattatttttaactgaagcATACAATTATATTCTGAACATGTTGCTTCATTAACTGATGCATTTTGCAAAGACCATCATTACTGTATACTGTGACACTAATTAGCTAAGCTAAGGTCAGCCCCTCATCAGCTGAGCCAGCAGGATAGTCAGGATTGTATATAGCTGTTAGTACAAGGCCGTACATAGTGAtccagtgtgggtctgtgtgctgagtgagaTCAGTGTTTTATTATGCACATCTCTGACTGCAGCAGAGGAAGATCAGTCTTTTATCTCCGATTGCAGAGGCCTTCCGGgctcccgccttcagacacggAGCAGATAAAAATGGCTTCAGCCTGGGCTTCAGCAAGAACTTCAGACAAGTCTTTGGCGAGGAGAAGAAGTTCTGGCCCCTGCCCATTTTCTCCAGGTAGAACGACCACTCGCTCATagtctacagcagggctgcccaaccctgttcctggggacctaccgtcctgtaggttttcactccaaccctaacaaagcaagCCTCATTCGAGAGCAGGGCTGGCCtacactgttcctggagatgtaccaTCCTGCAAATTAGTAGAATCAAATTAGAACCAAATTaggattgaaatgaaaacctacagcacggtagatctgcaggaagagggttgggcagccctggtttacagcacatacacagacagtatGTGGCTTTCCATCCAGTGGAAACAAGCATATCttttagaaataaataataaccagCTGGCAGCGATGGAGGACCCTGTCAGTCCCCAGAGCTGGAGCTTTACACATCATCTGAGGAAAATGCAGAAGAAGAGTTGGAACTGAGCCTCCTCTCTTGTCTTTTGCGCTTGGAACGCAGTCAGGGTGACGGCTGCTCCTTTCCTGCCTGCCTCGTGAACCAGGACCCAGAGCAGCCGCCAGCTCCGGGCGGATACAACCCGCCAAACAAGACGTGAGTCACCTCTTACTCAGCCTGTCTTCCCAACAGGGGTGACTGCACTACGTCAATGCTGAGGGCCAGTGTGCCCTGAGCCATACTGGAGGCTGCCAGCAATGCAAACAGCACTGTTAATTCACCTGAAGTGTAAATGAGGCTCCTAAAATGCGCATCGTCTGCATTCAAAATTGGATGAATGACTTGACTTTTTCCTCTTTGGTATGCAAAATCATTACATCATGAATCTTTGAATCTTGAATCTTTGACATACAGGAGACAACATATCAATCtgttagttttttatttttattttggttcactGAAATTGTTTCACTAAGAACCTAGTTTATAGATACATACGTGTAGGTACATATAGGACATACTAAAGGACAAATAGGACATACTATTTGCCCAGGACAGCCATGTCAAGTCATAACAGACAGGGTAGCATGTAGCGTGTCTTGTGTGCTTGCCTGCTGTTGTGTAGGTATACTGCATGTGGAACACGTAATTTGCCCAGGTCAGTTATACCCGATTAGCAGACAGGATAGCGTGtagcgtgtgcttgtgtgttgggCAGTGCTGGAGAACCGAATGCATTCCCAGCGAAGCCACTGAGAGAGTCCCAGAGCCGGCTGCTGCACAGCGGACCGCCCTGGCCGGAGAGCGAAGGGGTCGGAGACAAGGACACGCAAGGTGAGAGACGACGAGGCACTTCGGTTTACACGCAGACGATCCGCGACTCGAGCAGAGGGCTGGCACGGGCTGTGGCATCAGCCTAGCTCTGCCTGGGACAAATACAGTCCTTTAGCATCTGTCCTGGAACATGTGATGGACAAATACAGTCCTTTAGCATCTGTCCTGGAACATGTGATGGACAAATACAGTCCTTTAGCATCTGTCCTGGAACATGTGATGGACAAATACAGTCCTTTAGCTTCTGTCCTGGAACATGTGATGGACAAATACAGTCCTTTAGCATCTGTCCTGGAACATGTGATGGACAAATACAGTCCTTTAGCATCTGTCCTGGAACATGTGATGGACAAATACAGTTCTATAGCACCTTTCCTGGAACATGTGATGGATAAACTAGTCATAACTAGATCTCAGCACCCTCCCATGTGACCAACATTTTTCAGATCACAAATAATGTGAtcttaaataataatatcaaataatgttaataatgtcaaataatatcaaactgtatttcatattttataatgGGTAACAATCCTCATGCtctgaaaaaaagttttcagTGAATATCACAGTTAATCCCCCAACAGTGTTGTACGCACTAAATATTATGTAGGCCACTTGTATTAATAACTTCAGCTGCTACAAAAATGATCACCTTAAGAAACTATTTGAAAGGCAAATGAAGAGATTTACATCATCgttttgtttattcttttaGGCACAAGCAACCCGGGAATGACTGTAGAAAATGAGACTTAAAGTTAAAGGATTTACATACAAAAGTAAAGGTTGGTAACTAATCTGActtacatttaaatatgtttatataatgttattaaaatgttactttgtcCTGCATTACTTGTAATATCACCATGTGTCTGTTTGATAAGTTAAACTCATTGAAATAGcattttcagcagtaatgctatgAATGGGCCAAGTCTCGTCTGGAgatactgccacct is a window from the Conger conger chromosome 8, fConCon1.1, whole genome shotgun sequence genome containing:
- the zdhhc2 gene encoding palmitoyltransferase ZDHHC2 encodes the protein MAPSGSGRIKRSCQRVLYWIPVLFITIIVAWSYYAYVVQLCIESVENIWEKIVCLLAYHIFFFMFAWAYWQTIFTKPMNPLKEFHLSYVDKEVLEREDRGESQQEILRRIAKDLPIYTRTMSGAIRFCDRCQLVKPDRCHHCSVCDKCILKMDHHCPWVNNCVGFSNYKFFMLFLLYSLLYCLFIAATDLQYFIKFWTNGLPDTQAKFHIMFLFFAASMFSVSLSSLFGYHCWLVGKNRSTLEAFRAPAFRHGADKNGFSLGFSKNFRQVFGEEKKFWPLPIFSSQGDGCSFPACLVNQDPEQPPAPGGYNPPNKTAGEPNAFPAKPLRESQSRLLHSGPPWPESEGVGDKDTQGTSNPGMTVENET